The following DNA comes from Rhodanobacter sp. AS-Z3.
GGGTCGGCCAGTCGATCTGCTGATCACGGGCCAGCCCAAGCAAGGCGCTGCCCACGGGAGCCAGAATCGATACCGTGCCAGCCGCACCCGCAGCCGCCGGATAGACCAGCGTCAACGTCAGCTTCTCACCGTCACTCTCGTCTTCGAAGGTGACGGTCGAGTTCATTGTCACAATGTGCTCGGGCATGGCCGAGGGCTCGACCACGTCGGCACGGTCCAGCTCGGCGCGCAGCGCGTCCAGCTTGGCCGCTTCGGCCGCCGGCAGGCGCTCCAGCAGCGCTTCGATGCGTTCGATATCGACACGGGAGACAGTGATCGGTGGCTTGCTCATGACGTTTCCTGATATTCGCGGCTCCAGCCGCGCAAAAGCACACGCCGGAACGAAATCGCCCCGGCGCGCGTGATTTATGGATGCCGTGGTACCTGAATGGGTATGACCGGCAGGTGAAACAAGCTTCACTGTGCTGATACCACCGCAGAAAATCAAGCTGTGGCGACAGGTATCAGGGCCAGCCCTCTCTGCTCACCACCTGGCACCCGCCGATGGTTCACCCGCTATCGGCGCGTTCGCCGGCGGTATTTCAGGGTGAGCGACCGACAGACCTTGCCGCCACGGAGGCTATACGCGTGCCGGGTTCAACCGCTGGCTGTTACCCTTCCCTCCCTGGATCGAGCTCGTATTGGTTTCGTCACTCTCTGCCCAAGGATTCTTCATGCGAAGGTTTGCCGCCCTGGCCTTGTTGTCTGCCAGCACGCCGTTGATGGCGTCTGAAACCGGTGCAAACGTCAACTTTCATCTGGTGACACATCCGGTCGGCTGGGTGGCACTGGCGCTGTTCGTGCTGGCCTATGTGGCGGTGATCTTCGAAGAGCGCATCCATATCGCCAAGTCCAAGCCGGTGATGCTGGGGGCCGCGTTGATCTGGGGAATGATCGCCTGGCAAACGGGTGGCGTGGGCGAAAATGCCAACCTCACTCGCGAGGCCTTCGAGGCCATGTTTCTCGAGTATTCGGAGATCTTCTTTTTCCTGGTTGTGGCAATGACCTATGTGACGGCAATGGGCGAACGCGGCGTGTTCGAAGCCTTGCGTTCGCAACTCATCCGCTACGGCTTCAGCTACCGCAGCCTGTTCTGGATCACCGGCCTGCTCGCCTTCCTGCTGTCGCCGGTGCTGGACAACCTCACTACCGCGCTGGTGATGTCGGCAGTGATCCTGGCGGTAGGCGCCGGCAATGCACGCTTCATCACGCTGGCGATGATCAACCTGGTCGTCGCGGCGAACGCGGGCGGCGCGTGGAGCGCCTTCGGCGACATCACCACGTTGATGGTTTGGCAGGCGAACAAGGCACAGTTCTTCGACTTCTTCCGGCTGTTTTTCCCTGCCGTGGTCAACTGGCTGGTACCGGCGATGATCATGTTTTTTGCGCTGCCGAAAGGACGGCCCGAAAGTACTGAAAGCCACAGTCATATCAAGCATGGCGGCATCAGTATCTGCCTCACGTTCGCGGTGACCATAGCGATCACCGTGATTGGTCGGCAATGGCTGGATATGCCGGCGGCCTACGGCATGCTGACCGGCCTGGCGCTGCTCAATCTGGTCGCCAGTCGCATCGACTATCGCCAGCGGCATTACGCGCTGGCGCAAGGTGAAGAAGAGCATGGCTACTCGATCTTCCGCATCATCGCCAACGCCGAGTGGGACACCTTGCTGTTCTTCTATGGCGTGTTTGCCTGCGTTGGCGGACTGGCCGCGCTGGGCTACCTGGAACTCGCCTCCACCCAGCTCTACGGCAACCTCGGCCCGACTACCGCGAACGCGTTGATGGGCGTGCTCTCGTCGGTGGTCGACAATATTCCGATCATGTTCGCGGTGATCAAGATGAACCCGCCCATGGACGACTCGCAATGGTTGCTGATCACGCTGACCGCCGGCGTGGGCGGCAGCCTGCTGTCGGTCGGTTCGGCCGCGGGTGTGGCCCTGATGGGCGCCGCACGCGGCCAATACACCTTCATGAGCCACTTGCGCTGGAGCTGGGCCATTGCGCTGGGCTACGTGGCCAGCATCGCCATGCACCTGTGGTTGGCGAAATCCGTGTTCGGCTGATCCGCTGCGTTGGAGGGAAGCGCCTCGTCGCCATGGGCCATGTAACATCGACCCTTGCCTGACGGAACGACGACCCATGCATCACGCCGCCGACATCCTGCTTACCCTGTTCATCATCTTCGTTGCCGCCCAGATCGGCGCCGAAATTGCCCAGCGACTGAAACTGCCCGGCGTGGTCGGCGAGATAGCTGCTGGTTGCGTAGTCGGCCCCTCGTTGCTGGGCTGGCTAACACCGGAACAGATCCTGCCCGGCACCCCACTCGATGTACTGGCCGAAATCGGTGTGGTGTTCCTGCTGTTTTCGGTGGGCCTGGAAACGCGGCTGGATGACTTGAAGAAAGTCGGCAAGAGCGCGCTGCTGGTCGGCGTACTGGGCGTAATCCTTCCGTTCGCGGCCGGGGCGTTGTGGGCGCATGGCGAAGGCTTCGAGTGGATCAAGTCGATGTTTGTGGCGGCGGCGTTCGTGGCCACTTCGGCCGGCATCACGGCACGCGTGCTGCAGGAACTGGGCGTGCTGCAGCGGATCGAAAGTCGGGTGATCCTCGGCGCCGCGGTGATCGACGACATTCTCGCCATGCTGCTGCTTGGCGTGGTTTCCTCGCTGCAAGGTGGCGGCTCGCTGGATGTGCAGTCACTGCTGCTGACGATGGCCGGTGCGATCGGTTTTGTGGCAATCATCGGCTGGGGCGGCTCCAAGGTCATGCGCCATCGTTCAAGCTGGCTGGAGGCGCCGATCAGCCCGCACTCGGCGCTGACCGTGGTGCTGGCGATCTGCCTGGGGCTAGCGTGGCTGTCCACGCGCTTCGGCCTTGCCGCGATCATCGGCGCGTTTCTTGCCGGCATGATCGCGTCGGAAACCCGTCAGCGCGAAGACCTCGAACATCAGACTTTGCCGCTGCTGTCCTTCCTCACCCCGTTCTTCTTCGTGGTGACCGGTGCCAAGGTCAACCTGACCGAACTGGCCAGCGTCAATGCGCTGGTGATGCTGCTGGTTGTCACCGTGATCGCGATTGTGTCCAAGCTGGCGGGCGGTTTTCTTGGCTCGCTGGCATTGGGCCGGCGCAGCGCCACCATCATCGGCTTTGGCATGGTGCCGCGTGGTGAGGTGGGCGTGGTGATTGCCAGTCTCGGTCTGGCCGCCGGTGTGTTCAGCGACCGCATCTACGCGATCATCGTGGCGATGTCCCTGCTCACCGCCATGGTCACGCCGCCGGTGCTGGCATGGTTGCTCAAGCGCGACCAAAGCGAAGACAAAGCCGAAGTTCCCGGCTGATAACGGCGTCACCCGAAGACACGCGCACGGCAGCCGCGGGAGGAATATGCTGGTGCCGTAGCAGGGGAATTCGGGAAGGAAAACATGACTGCGAAGAAGACCGTCCTCATCGTCGACGACAATGAGCTGGTGCTCGAGTCGCTCGACTTGCTGTTGTCGGGCGCGGAAGGCTTCCAGAGCATCCGTGCACTCGGTTCGGACGGCGCGATGCGGCACCTGCGACATGCACCCGTCGACATCATCGTCGCTGACGTGATTCTGGCCGGTTCCGTTTCCGGCATT
Coding sequences within:
- the rnk gene encoding nucleoside diphosphate kinase regulator — translated: MSKPPITVSRVDIERIEALLERLPAAEAAKLDALRAELDRADVVEPSAMPEHIVTMNSTVTFEDESDGEKLTLTLVYPAAAGAAGTVSILAPVGSALLGLARDQQIDWPTPDGRKRRLKVLEIAYQPEAAGHFHR
- the nhaD gene encoding sodium:proton antiporter NhaD, translated to MRRFAALALLSASTPLMASETGANVNFHLVTHPVGWVALALFVLAYVAVIFEERIHIAKSKPVMLGAALIWGMIAWQTGGVGENANLTREAFEAMFLEYSEIFFFLVVAMTYVTAMGERGVFEALRSQLIRYGFSYRSLFWITGLLAFLLSPVLDNLTTALVMSAVILAVGAGNARFITLAMINLVVAANAGGAWSAFGDITTLMVWQANKAQFFDFFRLFFPAVVNWLVPAMIMFFALPKGRPESTESHSHIKHGGISICLTFAVTIAITVIGRQWLDMPAAYGMLTGLALLNLVASRIDYRQRHYALAQGEEEHGYSIFRIIANAEWDTLLFFYGVFACVGGLAALGYLELASTQLYGNLGPTTANALMGVLSSVVDNIPIMFAVIKMNPPMDDSQWLLITLTAGVGGSLLSVGSAAGVALMGAARGQYTFMSHLRWSWAIALGYVASIAMHLWLAKSVFG
- a CDS encoding cation:proton antiporter; the protein is MHHAADILLTLFIIFVAAQIGAEIAQRLKLPGVVGEIAAGCVVGPSLLGWLTPEQILPGTPLDVLAEIGVVFLLFSVGLETRLDDLKKVGKSALLVGVLGVILPFAAGALWAHGEGFEWIKSMFVAAAFVATSAGITARVLQELGVLQRIESRVILGAAVIDDILAMLLLGVVSSLQGGGSLDVQSLLLTMAGAIGFVAIIGWGGSKVMRHRSSWLEAPISPHSALTVVLAICLGLAWLSTRFGLAAIIGAFLAGMIASETRQREDLEHQTLPLLSFLTPFFFVVTGAKVNLTELASVNALVMLLVVTVIAIVSKLAGGFLGSLALGRRSATIIGFGMVPRGEVGVVIASLGLAAGVFSDRIYAIIVAMSLLTAMVTPPVLAWLLKRDQSEDKAEVPG
- a CDS encoding response regulator, which produces MTAKKTVLIVDDNELVLESLDLLLSGAEGFQSIRALGSDGAMRHLRHAPVDIIVADVILAGSVSGIDLCNEAIKRHPDIALVVITADSEVRVDEVPQRGVFLRKPFGATELMVAVQMAQRKVANSH